The proteins below come from a single Gordonia sp. X0973 genomic window:
- the glp gene encoding gephyrin-like molybdotransferase Glp: MPRRPVSEHRRAVAEHVTGVAAIAPVAVADALGLVLATTVDAPLALPPFANSAMDGFAVRAADVVSGSALPVAFRIPAGTRAPALAPGAAAAIMTGAPVPRGADTVIPVEESDERPSAGGGTEVSFSVSPATGAFLRPAGSDVRAGDPIARAGTRLAPHRLGALAAAGIETVDVWRPPRVAVLSTGSELVSAGQPLGPGQIYESNSTLLAALVATSGARVASVGTVGDDGGFAAALDAACDSADLVITTGGVSAGEHEPVRDLLAGADGNWFGAVAMQPGGPQGLARRNGTPVLCLPGNPVSVLVSFEVFVRDALHAVLGRPPVRCGRGRVLDPVASAPGKTQFLRGRTADGNRVAVIGGPSSHLIATASQADVLVEVPADLTELTPDLEVPLWPLTMSD, translated from the coding sequence ATGCCCAGACGTCCGGTCTCCGAGCACCGACGCGCCGTTGCCGAGCACGTCACCGGCGTGGCCGCCATCGCCCCAGTCGCGGTGGCCGACGCCCTGGGCCTGGTGCTCGCCACCACCGTCGACGCCCCGCTCGCACTGCCGCCCTTCGCGAATTCGGCGATGGACGGATTCGCGGTGCGGGCCGCCGATGTCGTATCCGGGAGCGCGCTCCCCGTCGCCTTCCGCATCCCGGCGGGAACACGGGCACCCGCCCTCGCCCCGGGCGCGGCGGCGGCGATCATGACCGGGGCACCGGTCCCCCGGGGCGCCGACACCGTGATCCCCGTCGAGGAATCCGACGAGCGGCCGAGTGCGGGTGGCGGCACCGAGGTGTCCTTCTCGGTGTCCCCGGCGACCGGGGCCTTCCTGCGACCCGCCGGGTCCGACGTTCGCGCCGGCGACCCGATCGCGCGGGCCGGAACCCGGTTGGCGCCGCACCGGCTCGGCGCACTGGCCGCGGCCGGCATCGAGACGGTCGACGTGTGGCGCCCGCCCCGCGTCGCGGTCCTCTCCACCGGGTCTGAGCTGGTCAGCGCTGGTCAACCGCTGGGCCCCGGCCAGATCTACGAATCGAATTCGACGCTGCTCGCAGCCCTCGTCGCCACCAGCGGCGCCCGCGTGGCCAGCGTCGGCACTGTCGGCGACGACGGCGGTTTCGCCGCCGCGCTCGACGCGGCATGCGACTCGGCCGACCTGGTCATCACGACCGGCGGCGTCTCCGCCGGCGAGCACGAGCCGGTGCGCGACCTGCTGGCCGGCGCCGACGGCAACTGGTTCGGCGCGGTGGCGATGCAACCGGGCGGTCCGCAGGGGTTGGCCCGTCGCAACGGCACCCCGGTGCTCTGCCTGCCGGGCAATCCGGTCAGCGTCCTGGTGTCCTTCGAGGTGTTCGTGCGCGACGCGCTCCATGCGGTGCTGGGGCGCCCACCGGTGCGGTGCGGTCGGGGACGCGTGCTCGACCCCGTTGCCTCGGCGCCGGGAAAGACTCAATTCCTGCGCGGGAGGACGGCCGACGGGAATCGCGTCGCCGTCATCGGCGGCCCGAGCAGCCACCTCATCGCGACCGCTTCCCAAGCCGACGTCCTCGTCGAAGTCCCCGCCGACCTCACCGAACTCACCCCAGACCTGGAGGTACCGCTATGGCCGCTGACGATGTCGGATTGA
- the modB gene encoding molybdate ABC transporter permease subunit, with protein MRGRPATPIRAVGVIGLVVLLTPLVALIATAPWGQMIGLLTAPSARSALWLSLASAAIATAIAVVLGVPLAALLADGISSDRLRAALRLVVLVPMVLPPVVVGAGLLAAFGRRAPIGSLLDSWFGWTPTYTFAAVVMAQLVVSMPFLVISVESALRSRDVDAEEVAHTLGAGRATTFWRVTLPMIRGGIGAGALLCFARCLGEFGATVTFAGNVEGVTQTMPLAIYLALIRDDRSAVAMSVGLVLISLFVLVLLRRRWLPGLRGDRTPSDSRA; from the coding sequence GTGAGGGGGCGGCCGGCAACGCCGATCCGCGCCGTCGGTGTCATCGGCCTGGTCGTCCTCCTGACACCGCTGGTCGCGCTGATTGCGACGGCGCCGTGGGGGCAGATGATCGGATTGCTGACGGCGCCGTCGGCGCGTTCGGCCCTGTGGTTGTCCCTGGCCTCGGCCGCCATCGCCACGGCGATCGCCGTCGTCCTCGGCGTCCCGCTCGCCGCGCTGCTCGCCGACGGCATCTCCTCGGATCGGCTGCGGGCCGCGTTGCGGCTGGTCGTGCTGGTGCCGATGGTGCTGCCCCCGGTGGTGGTGGGCGCCGGCCTGCTGGCGGCATTCGGGCGGCGCGCACCGATCGGCTCGCTACTGGACTCGTGGTTCGGCTGGACGCCGACCTACACCTTCGCCGCCGTCGTCATGGCGCAGCTGGTGGTGTCCATGCCGTTCCTGGTGATCAGCGTCGAATCGGCGTTGCGCAGTCGCGACGTCGACGCCGAGGAGGTCGCGCACACCCTTGGTGCGGGGCGGGCCACCACGTTCTGGCGCGTGACGCTACCGATGATCCGCGGGGGGATCGGGGCCGGTGCGCTGCTGTGCTTCGCGCGTTGCCTCGGCGAATTCGGTGCGACGGTGACCTTCGCGGGCAACGTCGAGGGCGTCACCCAGACGATGCCGCTGGCGATCTATCTGGCGCTGATCCGCGACGACCGGTCGGCCGTCGCGATGTCGGTCGGGCTGGTTTTGATCAGCCTTTTCGTACTTGTCCTCCTGCGTCGTCGCTGGTTGCCCGGCCTGCGCGGCGACCGCACACCGTCGGATTCGCGGGCGTGA
- a CDS encoding ABC transporter ATP-binding protein translates to MASRIGGLIDTRPVVRARGVTRAFGDDRVLDDLDLEIAPGEFVALLGRSGSGKSTLLRILADLDDGVTGSLEVDGTVAMAFQEPRLLPWKTVLANTVLGLRGAEPKRVAREALQEVGLADRADAWPRTLSGGQAQRVSLARALVREPRLLLLDEPFSALDALTRITMHRLVLSLWQRHRPAVLLVTHDVDEALALADRVLVLRDGRIEFESRVVVSARPRKRDDAELIALRTRLLSALGVD, encoded by the coding sequence ATGGCGTCCCGAATTGGTGGCCTGATCGATACTCGCCCGGTGGTGCGGGCGCGCGGGGTGACGCGGGCCTTCGGGGACGACCGCGTGCTGGACGACCTCGACCTGGAGATCGCGCCCGGCGAGTTCGTCGCACTGTTGGGCCGCAGCGGTTCCGGCAAGTCGACGTTGCTGCGAATCCTGGCCGACCTCGACGACGGTGTGACCGGCTCGCTGGAGGTCGACGGAACCGTCGCGATGGCGTTCCAAGAACCGCGTTTGCTGCCGTGGAAGACGGTGCTGGCGAACACCGTCCTCGGCCTGCGAGGCGCCGAACCGAAACGTGTCGCGCGGGAGGCGCTGCAGGAGGTCGGGCTCGCCGACCGTGCGGACGCGTGGCCCCGGACGCTGTCCGGCGGTCAGGCGCAACGGGTTTCGCTGGCACGCGCACTGGTTCGCGAGCCGCGGCTGCTCCTACTCGATGAGCCGTTCAGCGCTCTGGATGCGTTGACGCGCATCACGATGCATCGACTGGTGCTGAGCCTGTGGCAGCGGCACCGCCCGGCGGTGCTGCTGGTCACGCACGACGTCGATGAGGCGCTGGCACTCGCCGACCGCGTCCTGGTGCTGCGCGACGGGCGGATCGAATTCGAATCTCGCGTCGTCGTATCGGCACGTCCCCGCAAGCGGGACGACGCGGAGTTGATCGCCTTGCGGACCCGGCTGCTGAGCGCGCTCGGCGTCGACTGA
- the moaA gene encoding GTP 3',8-cyclase MoaA, producing MTAPESPALPALLVDTLGRRARDLRISLTQACTLRCRYCMPAEGLPLLPREELLSAAEVTRLVDVAVGHLGIEEVRLTGGEPLVRGDLELVVAGIRARHRDLPIALTTNAIGLARRAEALAHAGLTRVNISLDAVDAELFARVTRRDRLADVIAGIDAARAAGLQPVKINAVLQRETLSHAPELLRWCRDRGLPLRFIEAMPLDADRAWSAQTMVTADELLDVLGATMVLTEAGRDDPSAPAALWLVDGGPYRVGIIASMTRSFCGSCDRTRVTAEGRVRPCLFSDDEIDLAAILRTGGSDEALADAWRAVTVRKRAGHADAAQLVAPRRSMGAIGG from the coding sequence GTGACCGCGCCCGAATCGCCTGCGCTTCCCGCGCTGCTGGTTGACACGTTGGGACGGCGCGCCCGCGACCTGCGGATCTCGTTGACGCAGGCGTGCACGCTGCGCTGTCGCTACTGCATGCCCGCGGAGGGCTTGCCGCTCCTGCCGCGCGAGGAGTTGCTGTCGGCCGCCGAGGTGACCCGGTTGGTCGACGTGGCCGTCGGGCACCTGGGCATCGAGGAGGTGCGGCTCACCGGCGGCGAGCCGCTCGTGCGGGGGGATCTGGAGCTCGTGGTCGCCGGCATCCGCGCGCGGCATCGGGATCTGCCGATCGCCTTGACCACCAACGCCATCGGACTGGCCCGCCGCGCCGAAGCGCTCGCGCACGCCGGTCTGACGCGGGTCAACATCTCCCTCGACGCGGTGGACGCGGAACTCTTCGCCCGGGTGACCCGCCGCGACCGGCTCGCCGACGTGATCGCCGGGATCGACGCCGCCCGCGCCGCCGGGCTGCAGCCGGTGAAGATCAATGCGGTCCTGCAACGCGAGACCCTTTCCCACGCACCGGAATTGCTGCGCTGGTGCCGCGACCGCGGATTGCCGCTGCGCTTCATCGAGGCGATGCCACTCGACGCCGACCGCGCCTGGTCGGCGCAGACCATGGTCACCGCCGACGAGCTACTCGACGTGCTGGGCGCCACGATGGTGCTCACCGAGGCGGGTCGTGACGATCCGAGTGCACCGGCGGCGTTGTGGCTGGTGGACGGCGGACCGTATCGGGTGGGGATCATCGCCTCGATGACCCGCTCCTTCTGCGGGAGCTGTGACCGTACCCGTGTCACCGCGGAGGGCCGCGTGCGGCCGTGCCTGTTCTCCGACGACGAGATCGATCTCGCCGCGATCCTGCGCACGGGCGGGTCCGACGAGGCGCTGGCGGACGCGTGGCGCGCCGTCACCGTGCGCAAGCGGGCCGGCCACGCCGATGCGGCGCAGCTCGTCGCCCCCCGGCGCAGCATGGGGGCGATCGGTGGCTGA
- a CDS encoding MFS transporter, with amino-acid sequence MKEPRRTGGLLENWDPENTEQWDNGGSAIARRNLIWSVAAEHIGFSVWSLWSVMVLFMPADVYGLTTGDKFLIGATATLTGALLRFPYTMATTRFGGRNWTVFSAFVLLIPVSATLWILAHPGMPLWVYLVCAASTGLGGGNFASSMTNINAFYPQRLKGWALGLNAGGGNLGVPAVQLIGLLLVAWIGDAAPYWVCAVYLVLLTVAGIGAALQMDNLTIPGVDMRAMRRAVANRNTWIIAALYIATFGSFIGYSFAFGQVLAGYFRDHGDNPSQAALHAAQIAFVGPLLGSISRVYGGKLADRIGGSRVTLGVFLGMIAGAGILVAGNGSLVFYIVGFVVLFVLSGMGNGSVYKMIPSVFEAAAQSKGFATVQERADYSRSLTGAVIGIAGAIGGLGGVGINLVLRQSYLSSGSATSAFVVFAVVYVAAAVITWSVYLRVPRADRPVPVGAGSGAPASASERLG; translated from the coding sequence GTGAAGGAACCGCGACGCACTGGCGGATTGCTGGAGAACTGGGATCCGGAGAACACCGAGCAGTGGGACAACGGCGGGTCGGCCATCGCCCGGCGGAACCTGATCTGGTCGGTGGCGGCCGAACACATCGGGTTCTCGGTGTGGTCGTTGTGGTCGGTCATGGTGCTGTTCATGCCGGCCGACGTCTACGGCCTCACCACGGGTGACAAATTCCTCATCGGCGCCACCGCCACGTTGACCGGAGCGCTGCTGCGCTTCCCGTACACGATGGCTACCACGCGCTTCGGCGGGCGCAACTGGACGGTGTTCTCCGCCTTCGTCCTGCTCATCCCGGTCAGCGCGACCCTCTGGATCCTGGCGCATCCGGGTATGCCGCTGTGGGTGTACCTGGTGTGTGCCGCCTCGACGGGGCTCGGCGGCGGCAACTTCGCTTCGTCGATGACCAATATCAACGCCTTCTACCCGCAGCGCCTCAAGGGCTGGGCGCTGGGCCTCAACGCCGGCGGAGGCAACCTGGGCGTGCCGGCCGTCCAGCTCATCGGGTTGCTGCTGGTGGCGTGGATCGGCGACGCCGCGCCCTACTGGGTGTGCGCGGTCTACCTGGTGCTCTTGACCGTCGCCGGTATCGGCGCCGCCCTGCAGATGGACAACCTGACCATCCCCGGTGTCGACATGCGGGCGATGCGCCGCGCCGTGGCCAACCGGAACACGTGGATCATCGCGGCCCTCTACATCGCGACCTTCGGCTCGTTCATCGGCTACTCCTTCGCCTTCGGCCAGGTGTTGGCCGGGTACTTCCGCGATCACGGCGACAACCCGTCGCAGGCGGCGCTGCACGCCGCTCAGATCGCCTTCGTCGGCCCGCTCCTCGGCTCCATCAGCCGCGTCTACGGTGGCAAGCTCGCCGATCGCATCGGTGGCAGCCGCGTCACGCTCGGCGTGTTCCTCGGCATGATCGCGGGAGCCGGGATCCTCGTCGCGGGCAACGGCTCCCTGGTCTTCTACATCGTCGGATTCGTCGTCCTGTTCGTGCTGTCGGGGATGGGCAACGGATCGGTGTACAAGATGATCCCGTCGGTCTTCGAGGCCGCCGCGCAGTCCAAGGGGTTCGCCACGGTGCAGGAGCGCGCCGACTATTCGCGCTCGCTCACCGGGGCGGTCATCGGCATCGCGGGCGCGATCGGCGGTCTCGGCGGCGTCGGCATCAACCTCGTCCTGCGGCAGTCCTACCTCAGCTCGGGTTCGGCGACCTCGGCCTTCGTCGTGTTCGCCGTGGTCTACGTCGCCGCGGCCGTCATCACCTGGTCGGTCTACCTGCGGGTGCCCCGTGCAGACCGACCGGTCCCCGTCGGCGCGGGCAGCGGTGCGCCGGCGTCGGCATCTGAGAGACTGGGGTGA
- a CDS encoding ABC transporter permease: MSISIAPAIPSALVPDAEPTARVGRPRRIVGRAPRSTPGWYRLLSPLAVLVLWQTASATGLVSPEKVPSPVDVWRTAVRLITTDSPAYGTLQGALIASLERMAEGFALGAAVALVLAVIAGLSRVGETVVDPLMQMLRTVPLFGLVPVFIVWFGIGQQPKLVLIALGAAIPLYLNTFSGIRGVDPKLVEAGRVLGLNRLEVLRHVVLPGALPQILVGLRQSLGTAWLSLVVAELLNTKAGLGFLINQATQFLQNDVIFVALIVYTLLGLLTDWLVRIVERKALAWRPELVA; this comes from the coding sequence ATGAGCATCAGTATCGCGCCGGCGATCCCATCGGCCCTGGTGCCCGATGCCGAGCCCACCGCCCGCGTCGGGCGTCCCCGCCGAATAGTCGGTCGTGCGCCGCGATCGACGCCCGGGTGGTATCGGCTGCTGAGTCCTCTTGCGGTGCTGGTGCTGTGGCAAACGGCGAGCGCGACCGGTTTGGTGTCACCCGAGAAGGTGCCGTCGCCGGTCGACGTCTGGCGCACCGCGGTACGCCTGATCACGACGGATTCGCCGGCCTACGGAACCCTGCAGGGCGCGCTGATCGCGTCGTTGGAGCGCATGGCCGAGGGGTTCGCCCTCGGCGCGGCGGTCGCCCTGGTCCTAGCGGTGATCGCCGGACTCAGCCGCGTTGGCGAGACGGTGGTCGATCCGCTCATGCAGATGCTGCGCACGGTGCCGCTCTTCGGATTGGTACCGGTGTTCATCGTGTGGTTCGGAATCGGCCAGCAGCCCAAGTTGGTGCTGATCGCGCTCGGTGCGGCGATCCCGCTGTACCTCAATACCTTTTCCGGAATCCGGGGAGTGGACCCGAAGCTCGTCGAGGCCGGACGGGTGCTCGGGCTGAACCGGTTGGAGGTGTTGCGACATGTCGTGCTGCCCGGCGCGCTGCCGCAGATCCTCGTCGGATTGCGCCAGAGCCTGGGCACGGCGTGGTTGTCGCTGGTGGTCGCCGAACTGCTGAACACCAAGGCCGGGCTGGGCTTTCTGATCAATCAGGCCACGCAGTTCCTGCAGAACGACGTCATCTTCGTGGCGCTGATCGTCTACACGCTTCTCGGCCTGCTCACCGACTGGCTGGTCCGCATCGTCGAGAGGAAGGCCCTGGCATGGCGTCCCGAATTGGTGGCCTGA
- a CDS encoding MoaD/ThiS family protein, whose amino-acid sequence MAESVTVTYFAALADRTGCRREELLVDLLTVGSLRAAVGARHGPAVAELAGLSSVLTGDDVVRDDADPIGSSVDLLPPFAGG is encoded by the coding sequence GTGGCTGAATCGGTGACCGTCACCTACTTCGCGGCCCTGGCCGACCGCACCGGTTGCCGCCGCGAGGAACTGCTCGTCGACCTGCTGACGGTGGGATCGCTGCGCGCCGCGGTCGGCGCCCGCCACGGTCCCGCGGTCGCGGAACTGGCCGGGCTGTCGTCGGTCCTGACCGGCGACGACGTGGTCCGTGACGACGCCGACCCGATCGGCAGTAGCGTCGACCTGCTCCCACCGTTCGCCGGTGGCTGA
- a CDS encoding ABC transporter substrate-binding protein, whose protein sequence is MKHSPFRYRSAVAVSATLVASGLLAACGSPSPTSETTVSAAPQASGQGPRVDLSKVTLTVGDQAGVGSQALLSAAGLTEKLPFTVKWANFNAGPVMLQAAASGSVDIGSVGDAPPVFTAAGGAPIAIVSAVRNPAGYEAIVVPKNSPITSVDQLRGKKIGGNQGSNTNYFTFQVLNKAGLKPSDVSLDYLAPAAGLAALANGSIDAWAAWSPYIEQATVQHGARVLTDTAPYGTHYSFNVASKRALSDPGKASAIREYVRLWNQARVWANEHPDQWAQFWSKATGLPLSVTAVAARNSGGVPVPITKEVSDSEQTLVSTFAANGLTPKDYDFSPYVFTGLNNLYGG, encoded by the coding sequence ATGAAGCACAGCCCATTCCGGTACCGATCGGCCGTCGCAGTGTCGGCCACACTGGTCGCGTCTGGACTGCTCGCCGCCTGTGGCAGTCCCAGCCCGACGTCGGAGACGACGGTGTCGGCCGCACCGCAGGCGAGTGGTCAGGGGCCGCGGGTCGACCTGTCGAAGGTCACGCTCACCGTCGGCGATCAGGCCGGGGTTGGGTCGCAAGCGCTGTTGTCGGCGGCCGGACTCACCGAGAAGCTGCCGTTCACGGTGAAGTGGGCGAACTTCAACGCGGGCCCGGTGATGCTGCAGGCCGCGGCCTCCGGTTCGGTGGACATTGGCAGCGTCGGCGACGCCCCGCCGGTCTTCACGGCGGCCGGCGGCGCACCGATCGCGATCGTGTCCGCGGTCCGCAATCCGGCCGGCTACGAGGCCATCGTCGTGCCGAAGAATTCGCCGATCACCTCGGTGGATCAGTTGCGCGGCAAGAAGATCGGTGGAAACCAGGGAAGCAACACCAACTACTTCACCTTCCAGGTGCTGAACAAGGCCGGACTCAAGCCGTCGGACGTCTCCCTGGACTACCTGGCACCCGCGGCAGGCTTGGCGGCGCTGGCGAATGGCTCGATCGATGCCTGGGCGGCGTGGAGCCCGTACATCGAGCAGGCGACCGTCCAGCACGGCGCCCGCGTCCTCACCGACACGGCGCCGTACGGCACGCACTACTCCTTCAACGTGGCGTCCAAGCGGGCCCTGAGCGATCCGGGCAAGGCGTCCGCGATCCGGGAGTACGTGCGGCTGTGGAACCAGGCACGGGTGTGGGCCAACGAGCACCCCGATCAGTGGGCGCAATTCTGGTCCAAGGCGACGGGTCTGCCGCTGTCGGTGACCGCGGTCGCGGCGCGGAACTCCGGCGGCGTGCCGGTCCCGATCACCAAAGAGGTCTCCGATTCCGAGCAGACGCTGGTCTCGACCTTCGCGGCCAACGGGCTGACGCCGAAGGATTACGACTTCTCGCCCTATGTCTTCACCGGACTGAACAACCTTTACGGGGGATGA
- a CDS encoding molybdenum cofactor biosynthesis protein MoaE — translation MTEASGPPPPESIVEGPLDRAACERAAATDADGAVVTFVGTVRDHHDGRRVVGLRYEAHPRAAEFLERVCVAHRGPDVRVAAQHRVGEVPIGEAAVVVAVAAPHRREAFAVCAAVIDEIKATVPIWKYETYADGDAEWQVPHC, via the coding sequence ATGACTGAGGCCTCCGGCCCGCCCCCTCCCGAGTCCATCGTCGAAGGCCCGCTGGACCGGGCGGCGTGCGAGCGCGCCGCGGCCACCGACGCCGATGGCGCCGTCGTCACATTCGTCGGCACCGTCCGCGACCACCATGACGGCCGCCGGGTCGTCGGCTTGCGCTACGAGGCCCACCCGCGTGCGGCGGAGTTCCTGGAGCGCGTCTGCGTCGCCCACCGCGGACCCGACGTGCGCGTCGCGGCGCAACACCGCGTCGGCGAGGTACCGATCGGCGAGGCGGCGGTCGTGGTCGCGGTCGCCGCACCGCACCGTCGGGAGGCCTTCGCGGTCTGCGCCGCCGTGATCGACGAGATCAAGGCGACCGTGCCGATCTGGAAGTACGAGACCTACGCCGACGGGGACGCCGAGTGGCAGGTCCCCCACTGCTGA
- the moaCB gene encoding bifunctional molybdenum cofactor biosynthesis protein MoaC/MoaB, translated as MAADDVGLTHLDDSGAAHMVDVSAKAVTRRTAVARGVFRTTAEVVGLVESGGHGKGDVLAVARVAAIMGAKRTAELIPLCHPLPLDSVDVEFALESDAVTVTATATTTGKTGVEMEALTAVSVAGLTLHDMVKAVDPAATMTDIGLVAKDGGRRGAWRRDAGAAAPATASSPAVVDIYPGRRAHVIVSSTRVAAGERTDATGPILREWLTDKGFEVDEPIIVADAEIDGAIADALAVRPSLLITTGGTGPTSDDHTPEATRPYLTTELPGIAEALRETGRASTPYSSLSRGLAGFAGRTLVINLPGSRGGVRDGIAVLDPLVKHLFDLAVGGGHD; from the coding sequence ATGGCCGCTGACGATGTCGGATTGACCCATCTCGACGATTCCGGGGCCGCGCACATGGTCGACGTCTCTGCGAAAGCCGTGACCAGGCGGACCGCCGTGGCCCGCGGGGTGTTCCGCACCACCGCCGAGGTCGTCGGACTCGTCGAATCGGGCGGACACGGAAAGGGGGACGTGCTCGCCGTCGCCCGGGTCGCCGCGATCATGGGCGCCAAAAGGACCGCCGAGCTGATCCCCCTGTGCCATCCGCTCCCCCTCGACTCGGTCGACGTCGAGTTCGCGCTGGAGTCCGATGCCGTGACCGTGACCGCCACGGCGACGACGACCGGCAAAACCGGTGTCGAGATGGAGGCGCTGACCGCCGTGAGCGTCGCCGGGTTGACGCTGCACGACATGGTGAAGGCCGTCGATCCGGCGGCGACGATGACCGACATCGGCCTCGTCGCCAAGGACGGCGGTCGCCGCGGGGCCTGGCGTCGCGATGCGGGAGCGGCCGCACCGGCGACCGCCTCCTCACCCGCCGTCGTCGACATCTATCCGGGCCGCCGGGCCCACGTAATCGTGTCGTCGACACGCGTCGCGGCCGGCGAGCGCACCGATGCCACCGGCCCGATTCTGCGGGAGTGGTTGACGGACAAGGGATTCGAGGTCGACGAGCCGATCATCGTCGCCGACGCGGAGATCGACGGCGCCATCGCCGACGCGTTGGCCGTCCGGCCGTCACTACTCATCACGACCGGGGGTACCGGCCCGACGTCGGACGACCACACCCCCGAGGCGACGCGCCCCTATCTGACCACCGAACTGCCCGGCATCGCCGAGGCGCTGCGCGAAACCGGCCGGGCGTCGACGCCGTATTCGTCGTTGAGCCGCGGCCTGGCCGGCTTCGCCGGTCGCACCCTCGTCATCAACCTGCCCGGCTCCCGCGGGGGTGTCCGCGACGGCATCGCCGTACTCGATCCGCTGGTCAAGCACCTGTTCGACCTCGCCGTCGGCGGCGGCCACGACTGA
- the modA gene encoding molybdate ABC transporter substrate-binding protein codes for MKSTRLLAATAAASLAIVSLAGCSSDGTSSQSIRVLAAASLVDVLRPMVSAYAKEHPGAKVQVDTGASSALVQKLTSGAKGDVLITADEKTMTKAVDGKVAHDPRVVATNRLVIVVPKGNPGKVTGVKYFTEPGSRAVICAREVPCGAAAEKAIAAIGGTPHPISRAVDVRAALASVTSGEADAALVYATDAASAGDRVETIAIPDAPVNRYPAAALTDDGKAFVDLLAGPEGQRIFREAGFGAP; via the coding sequence GTGAAATCCACCAGACTGCTCGCCGCGACGGCAGCCGCCTCGCTCGCGATCGTCTCGCTGGCCGGGTGCTCGAGCGACGGCACGTCGTCGCAGTCGATCCGCGTGCTCGCCGCCGCGTCGCTGGTCGACGTGCTCAGGCCGATGGTGTCGGCCTACGCGAAGGAGCATCCCGGGGCGAAGGTGCAGGTGGACACCGGCGCGTCGTCGGCACTGGTGCAGAAGCTGACGTCCGGGGCCAAGGGCGACGTACTGATCACCGCCGACGAGAAGACCATGACCAAGGCGGTCGACGGCAAGGTCGCGCACGACCCGCGCGTGGTCGCGACCAACCGCCTCGTGATCGTCGTGCCGAAGGGTAACCCGGGCAAGGTGACCGGCGTGAAGTACTTCACCGAACCCGGCAGTCGCGCGGTCATCTGCGCGCGGGAGGTGCCCTGCGGCGCGGCGGCGGAGAAGGCGATCGCCGCCATCGGCGGCACCCCGCATCCGATCAGCCGCGCCGTCGACGTGCGCGCCGCCTTGGCGTCGGTGACCAGCGGGGAGGCCGACGCGGCACTCGTCTACGCCACCGACGCCGCCTCGGCGGGCGACCGGGTGGAGACCATCGCGATCCCGGACGCACCGGTGAATCGTTACCCGGCTGCGGCGCTGACCGATGACGGCAAGGCATTCGTCGACCTGCTCGCCGGTCCCGAGGGGCAACGCATCTTCCGGGAGGCCGGATTCGGGGCTCCGTGA